From Vitis vinifera cultivar Pinot Noir 40024 chromosome 14, ASM3070453v1, a single genomic window includes:
- the LOC100261280 gene encoding cyprosin isoform X1: protein MKKRANGKTLQAFLAMKMRQGYLWAAFCLWALTFPLLQASSDGLVRIGLKKWRLDYNRIRAARMARRAKSIGGVVKSMYQGLGDSDGESVLLRNYMDAQYYGEIGIGTPPQNFTVVFDTGSANLWVPSTKCHFSIACLFHSKYNSRLSTTYIDLGKEGEIHYGSGSISGVFSQDNVQVGSMAIKNQVFIEATREASLVFVLGKFDGILGLGFEEIVVGNATPVWYNLLRQGLVQEDIFSFWLNRDPQATDGGEIVFGGVDKRHFKGQHTYASITQKGYWQFEMGEFLIGYQSTGFCEAGCAAIVDSGTSLIAGPTAIVTEINHAIGAEGIVSQECKEVVSQYGNMIWDLLISRVQPDAVCSQIGLCNFNGSQIESPRIKTVVEEEDARGTKVGNEVWCTACEMTVIWIQNQLKQRKTKEIIFSYVTELCQSLPSPMGESVVDCGRVPYMPDVTFTIADKHFTLTPKEYVLKTGEGITTVCLSGFIALDVPPPRGPLWILGDIFMGVYHTVFDYGNLQVGFAEAMQ from the exons atgaagaagagagcGAACGGAAAAACACTTCAAG CATTTCTAGCTATGAAAATGAGGCAAGGGTATCTTTGGGCGGCTTTCTGCTTGTGGGCTTTGACATTTCCTCTTCTTCAAGCTTCCTCCGATGGCTTGGTGAGAATTGGATTGAAGAAGTGGCGCTTAGATTATAATAGGATTAGAGCTGCCAGAATGGCAAGAAGGGCAAAATCAATTGGGGGTGTTGTAAAGAGCATGTATCAAGGTTTAGGTGATTCAGATGGAGAGTCAGTGCTCCTAAGGAACTACATGGATGCCCAATACTATGGAGAGATTGGCATTGGAACACCACCCCAGAACTTCACCGTTGTATTTGATACTGGAAGTGCCAATCTTTGGGTCCCCTCTACCAAATGCCATTTCTCA ATTGCCTGCCTTTTCCATTCCAAGTACAACTCAAGGCTGTCCACAACATACATTGATCTGG GAAAAGAAGGTGAAATACATTATGGGTCTGGATCAATTTCTGGTGTCTTCAGTCAAGATAACGTTCAAGTTGGGAGTATGGCTATCAAAAATCAA GTTTTTATTGAGGCTACACGAGAGGCAAGCCTTGTATTCGTATTGGGAAAGTTTGATGGGATTCTTGGGCTCGGTTTTGAGGAAATTGTTGTTGGGAATGCCACACCAGTTTG GTACAATTTGCTTCGGCAAGGTCTTGTGCAAGAAGACATCTTCTCTTTCTGGCTAAACCGGGATCCACAAGCCACCGATGGAGGTGAGATTGTTTTTGGTGGTGTCGACAAGAGACACTTCAAGGGGCAGCACACTTATGCCTCAATCACTCAAAAGGGTTACTGGCAG TTTGAAATGGGAGAGTTTCTTATTGGATACCAATCAACAG gATTTTGTGAGGCAGGTTGTGCAGCTATTGTAGATTCAGGAACATCCTTAATTGCTGGTCCAACG GCGATCGTGACTGAAATCAACCATGCAATTGGAGCAGAAGGAATCGTGAGCCAGGAATGTAAAGAAGTAGTTTCCCAATATGGAAACATGATATGGGATCTTCTAATATCAAGG GTACAACCTGATGCAGTATGTTCACAGATTGGTTTATGTAACTTCAATGGGTCTCAGATTGAGAG CCCACGAATCAAGACAGTGGTTGAGGAAGAAGACGCGAGAGGAACAAAAGTTGGGAATGAAGTTTGGTGCACTGCTTGCGAGATGACAGTGATTTGGATCCAGAACCAgctaaaacaaagaaaaacaaaggagaTAATATTCAGCTATGTAACTGAG CTCTGCCAGAGTCTGCCAAGTCCAATGGGAGAATCAGTAGTTGACTGCGGTAGAGTTCCCTACATGCCAGATGTTACATTCACCATTGCAGATAAGCATTTCACCCTGACCCCAAAAGAG TATGTTCTAAAAACTGGTGAAGGCATTACAACCGTCTGCCTCAGTGGATTTATTGCTTTGGATGTGCCTCCTCCTAGGGGTCCTCTGTG GATTCTTGGAGATATATTCATGGGGGTTTATCACACTGTATTTGACTATGGTAATCTCCAAGTGGGTTTTGCTGAAGCTATGCAGTGA
- the LOC100261280 gene encoding cyprosin isoform X3: protein MKMRQGYLWAAFCLWALTFPLLQASSDGLVRIGLKKWRLDYNRIRAARMARRAKSIGGVVKSMYQGLGDSDGESVLLRNYMDAQYYGEIGIGTPPQNFTVVFDTGSANLWVPSTKCHFSIACLFHSKYNSRLSTTYIDLGKEGEIHYGSGSISGVFSQDNVQVGSMAIKNQVFIEATREASLVFVLGKFDGILGLGFEEIVVGNATPVWYNLLRQGLVQEDIFSFWLNRDPQATDGGEIVFGGVDKRHFKGQHTYASITQKGYWQFEMGEFLIGYQSTGFCEAGCAAIVDSGTSLIAGPTAIVTEINHAIGAEGIVSQECKEVVSQYGNMIWDLLISRVQPDAVCSQIGLCNFNGSQIESPRIKTVVEEEDARGTKVGNEVWCTACEMTVIWIQNQLKQRKTKEIIFSYVTELCQSLPSPMGESVVDCGRVPYMPDVTFTIADKHFTLTPKEYVLKTGEGITTVCLSGFIALDVPPPRGPLWILGDIFMGVYHTVFDYGNLQVGFAEAMQ, encoded by the exons ATGAAAATGAGGCAAGGGTATCTTTGGGCGGCTTTCTGCTTGTGGGCTTTGACATTTCCTCTTCTTCAAGCTTCCTCCGATGGCTTGGTGAGAATTGGATTGAAGAAGTGGCGCTTAGATTATAATAGGATTAGAGCTGCCAGAATGGCAAGAAGGGCAAAATCAATTGGGGGTGTTGTAAAGAGCATGTATCAAGGTTTAGGTGATTCAGATGGAGAGTCAGTGCTCCTAAGGAACTACATGGATGCCCAATACTATGGAGAGATTGGCATTGGAACACCACCCCAGAACTTCACCGTTGTATTTGATACTGGAAGTGCCAATCTTTGGGTCCCCTCTACCAAATGCCATTTCTCA ATTGCCTGCCTTTTCCATTCCAAGTACAACTCAAGGCTGTCCACAACATACATTGATCTGG GAAAAGAAGGTGAAATACATTATGGGTCTGGATCAATTTCTGGTGTCTTCAGTCAAGATAACGTTCAAGTTGGGAGTATGGCTATCAAAAATCAA GTTTTTATTGAGGCTACACGAGAGGCAAGCCTTGTATTCGTATTGGGAAAGTTTGATGGGATTCTTGGGCTCGGTTTTGAGGAAATTGTTGTTGGGAATGCCACACCAGTTTG GTACAATTTGCTTCGGCAAGGTCTTGTGCAAGAAGACATCTTCTCTTTCTGGCTAAACCGGGATCCACAAGCCACCGATGGAGGTGAGATTGTTTTTGGTGGTGTCGACAAGAGACACTTCAAGGGGCAGCACACTTATGCCTCAATCACTCAAAAGGGTTACTGGCAG TTTGAAATGGGAGAGTTTCTTATTGGATACCAATCAACAG gATTTTGTGAGGCAGGTTGTGCAGCTATTGTAGATTCAGGAACATCCTTAATTGCTGGTCCAACG GCGATCGTGACTGAAATCAACCATGCAATTGGAGCAGAAGGAATCGTGAGCCAGGAATGTAAAGAAGTAGTTTCCCAATATGGAAACATGATATGGGATCTTCTAATATCAAGG GTACAACCTGATGCAGTATGTTCACAGATTGGTTTATGTAACTTCAATGGGTCTCAGATTGAGAG CCCACGAATCAAGACAGTGGTTGAGGAAGAAGACGCGAGAGGAACAAAAGTTGGGAATGAAGTTTGGTGCACTGCTTGCGAGATGACAGTGATTTGGATCCAGAACCAgctaaaacaaagaaaaacaaaggagaTAATATTCAGCTATGTAACTGAG CTCTGCCAGAGTCTGCCAAGTCCAATGGGAGAATCAGTAGTTGACTGCGGTAGAGTTCCCTACATGCCAGATGTTACATTCACCATTGCAGATAAGCATTTCACCCTGACCCCAAAAGAG TATGTTCTAAAAACTGGTGAAGGCATTACAACCGTCTGCCTCAGTGGATTTATTGCTTTGGATGTGCCTCCTCCTAGGGGTCCTCTGTG GATTCTTGGAGATATATTCATGGGGGTTTATCACACTGTATTTGACTATGGTAATCTCCAAGTGGGTTTTGCTGAAGCTATGCAGTGA
- the LOC100261280 gene encoding cyprosin isoform X2, with protein sequence MHIFAFLAMKMRQGYLWAAFCLWALTFPLLQASSDGLVRIGLKKWRLDYNRIRAARMARRAKSIGGVVKSMYQGLGDSDGESVLLRNYMDAQYYGEIGIGTPPQNFTVVFDTGSANLWVPSTKCHFSIACLFHSKYNSRLSTTYIDLGKEGEIHYGSGSISGVFSQDNVQVGSMAIKNQVFIEATREASLVFVLGKFDGILGLGFEEIVVGNATPVWYNLLRQGLVQEDIFSFWLNRDPQATDGGEIVFGGVDKRHFKGQHTYASITQKGYWQFEMGEFLIGYQSTGFCEAGCAAIVDSGTSLIAGPTAIVTEINHAIGAEGIVSQECKEVVSQYGNMIWDLLISRVQPDAVCSQIGLCNFNGSQIESPRIKTVVEEEDARGTKVGNEVWCTACEMTVIWIQNQLKQRKTKEIIFSYVTELCQSLPSPMGESVVDCGRVPYMPDVTFTIADKHFTLTPKEYVLKTGEGITTVCLSGFIALDVPPPRGPLWILGDIFMGVYHTVFDYGNLQVGFAEAMQ encoded by the exons ATGCATATATTTG CATTTCTAGCTATGAAAATGAGGCAAGGGTATCTTTGGGCGGCTTTCTGCTTGTGGGCTTTGACATTTCCTCTTCTTCAAGCTTCCTCCGATGGCTTGGTGAGAATTGGATTGAAGAAGTGGCGCTTAGATTATAATAGGATTAGAGCTGCCAGAATGGCAAGAAGGGCAAAATCAATTGGGGGTGTTGTAAAGAGCATGTATCAAGGTTTAGGTGATTCAGATGGAGAGTCAGTGCTCCTAAGGAACTACATGGATGCCCAATACTATGGAGAGATTGGCATTGGAACACCACCCCAGAACTTCACCGTTGTATTTGATACTGGAAGTGCCAATCTTTGGGTCCCCTCTACCAAATGCCATTTCTCA ATTGCCTGCCTTTTCCATTCCAAGTACAACTCAAGGCTGTCCACAACATACATTGATCTGG GAAAAGAAGGTGAAATACATTATGGGTCTGGATCAATTTCTGGTGTCTTCAGTCAAGATAACGTTCAAGTTGGGAGTATGGCTATCAAAAATCAA GTTTTTATTGAGGCTACACGAGAGGCAAGCCTTGTATTCGTATTGGGAAAGTTTGATGGGATTCTTGGGCTCGGTTTTGAGGAAATTGTTGTTGGGAATGCCACACCAGTTTG GTACAATTTGCTTCGGCAAGGTCTTGTGCAAGAAGACATCTTCTCTTTCTGGCTAAACCGGGATCCACAAGCCACCGATGGAGGTGAGATTGTTTTTGGTGGTGTCGACAAGAGACACTTCAAGGGGCAGCACACTTATGCCTCAATCACTCAAAAGGGTTACTGGCAG TTTGAAATGGGAGAGTTTCTTATTGGATACCAATCAACAG gATTTTGTGAGGCAGGTTGTGCAGCTATTGTAGATTCAGGAACATCCTTAATTGCTGGTCCAACG GCGATCGTGACTGAAATCAACCATGCAATTGGAGCAGAAGGAATCGTGAGCCAGGAATGTAAAGAAGTAGTTTCCCAATATGGAAACATGATATGGGATCTTCTAATATCAAGG GTACAACCTGATGCAGTATGTTCACAGATTGGTTTATGTAACTTCAATGGGTCTCAGATTGAGAG CCCACGAATCAAGACAGTGGTTGAGGAAGAAGACGCGAGAGGAACAAAAGTTGGGAATGAAGTTTGGTGCACTGCTTGCGAGATGACAGTGATTTGGATCCAGAACCAgctaaaacaaagaaaaacaaaggagaTAATATTCAGCTATGTAACTGAG CTCTGCCAGAGTCTGCCAAGTCCAATGGGAGAATCAGTAGTTGACTGCGGTAGAGTTCCCTACATGCCAGATGTTACATTCACCATTGCAGATAAGCATTTCACCCTGACCCCAAAAGAG TATGTTCTAAAAACTGGTGAAGGCATTACAACCGTCTGCCTCAGTGGATTTATTGCTTTGGATGTGCCTCCTCCTAGGGGTCCTCTGTG GATTCTTGGAGATATATTCATGGGGGTTTATCACACTGTATTTGACTATGGTAATCTCCAAGTGGGTTTTGCTGAAGCTATGCAGTGA